A single genomic interval of Rhizobium leguminosarum bv. trifolii WSM1325 harbors:
- a CDS encoding response regulator receiver protein (PFAM: LytTr DNA-binding region~KEGG: hypothetical protein), with protein sequence MIHLFLQSTLRELQVFLHSRRFWGTFAAIVLLFAVTGPYGTMENMAFGERLAYWLSLHALAWVIAILCAVAAERLLRGLIVSMFARMMAGSLIAALPIGFAIGLVDYVFTGEATTLESGLQRALFAVPLCALFCLLTYMAMSQKIAEAAAPQETSPGASILDRLKPENRGSLLRLSVQDHYTEVVTSRGRELVLLRFADALRETAATPGLRVHRSHWVADAHVESLKRDNGRLLILTRDGKAIPVSRSYAGEVRRRFT encoded by the coding sequence GTGATTCACCTCTTCTTGCAATCCACGCTTCGCGAATTGCAGGTCTTTCTCCACTCCCGGCGTTTCTGGGGAACCTTTGCCGCGATCGTCCTGCTCTTTGCCGTCACCGGCCCCTACGGCACGATGGAAAACATGGCCTTCGGCGAACGCCTCGCCTATTGGCTGAGCCTGCATGCCCTTGCCTGGGTGATCGCCATCCTCTGCGCGGTTGCGGCCGAAAGACTGCTGCGGGGATTGATCGTTTCCATGTTCGCCCGGATGATGGCGGGTTCGCTCATAGCCGCCCTGCCGATCGGTTTTGCCATCGGCCTCGTCGACTATGTCTTCACCGGCGAAGCGACCACGCTCGAAAGCGGCCTGCAGCGCGCGCTTTTTGCGGTACCGCTCTGCGCCCTCTTCTGCCTTTTGACCTACATGGCGATGAGCCAGAAAATCGCCGAAGCCGCAGCGCCTCAGGAAACCAGCCCCGGCGCCTCGATCCTCGACCGGCTGAAGCCTGAGAATCGTGGCTCGCTGCTGCGCCTTTCCGTTCAGGACCACTATACCGAGGTGGTGACCAGCCGCGGGCGCGAACTGGTGCTCTTACGTTTCGCCGATGCGCTTAGGGAAACCGCCGCGACGCCGGGCCTTCGCGTCCATCGCTCGCACTGGGTGGCCGACGCCCATGTCGAAAGCTTGAAGCGCGACAATGGCAGGCTGCTGATCCTCACCCGCGACGGCAAGGCAATCCCGGTCAGCCGTAGCTATGCCGGGGAAGTGCGCCGCCGCTTCACGTAA
- a CDS encoding carbamoyl-phosphate synthase, large subunit (TIGRFAM: carbamoyl-phosphate synthase, large subunit~PFAM: Carbamoyl-phosphate synthase L chain ATP-binding; MGS domain protein; Carbamoyl-phosphate synthetase large chain oligomerisation; Carbamoyl-phosphate synthetase large chain domain protein~KEGG: ret:RHE_CH02966 carbamoyl phosphate synthase large subunit) yields the protein MPKRQDIKSILIIGAGPIVIGQACEFDYSGTQACKALKEEGYRVILVNSNPATIMTDPGLADATYVEPITPEVVAKIIAKERPDALLPTMGGQTALNTALSLKRMGVLDRYNVEMIGAKPAAIDMAEDRALFREAMARIGLETPRSMLANATDIKDLDRKTHEAERIKLRESLSGSDLDKALDELENQWNLGESDRKQRYMSHAMAIAAQAIDHVGLPAIIRPSFTLGGTGGGIAYNRSEFFEIVGGGLDASPTTEVLVEESVLGWKEYEMEVVRDKADNCIIICSIENIDPMGVHTGDSITVAPALTLTDKEYQIMRNASIAVLREIGVETGGSNVQFAVNPKDGRLVVIEMNPRVSRSSALASKATGFPIAKIAAKLAIGYTLDELDNDITGGATPASFEPSIDYVVTKIPRFAFEKFPGASPVLTTAMKSVGEVMAIGRTFAESLQKALRGLETGLTGLDEIEIPGFEEGESSQNAIRAAIGTPTPDRLRMVAQALRQGMSEAEVHEGCKIDPWFIAELKAIVEMEARIREHGLPQDATNLRMLKAMGFSDARLATLTGKRPKEVAEFRNKLNVRPVFKRIDTCAAEFASPTAYMYSTYETPFVGAARSEAEVSDRKKVVILGGGPNRIGQGIEFDYCCCHAAFALKDAGYEAIMINCNPETVSTDYDTSDRLYFEPLTAEDVIEILRAEQEKGEVVGVIVQFGGQTPLKLAEALEKNGIPILGTAPDMIDLAEDRDRFQKLLMKLDLNQPNNGIAYSVEQARMVATEIGFPLVVRPSYVLGGRAMQILHSEGQLQSYLLDTVPELVPEDIKQRYPNDKTGQINTLLGKNPLLFDSYLSHAIEVDVDCLSDGTDVYVAGIMEHIEEAGIHSGDSACSLPPRTLSNEMLDELERQAKAMAKALNVGGLMNVQFAIKDDVVYVLEVNPRASRTVPFVAKTIGAPIAKIAARVMAGEKLDATFAAYGEKPDPRKLKHIAVKEAVFPFARFPGVDTLLGPEMRSTGEVIGLDTDFALAFAKSQLGAGVELPRDGTVFVSVRDADKPRVLPAIHILVEQGFKVLATGGTARFLGENGITATKINKVLEGRPHIEDAIRNRQVQLVINTTDGNKAISDSKSLRRATLMQKVPYYTTMAGAEAAAQAIKALKAGNLEVRPLQSYFA from the coding sequence ATGCCGAAGCGCCAAGACATCAAATCGATCCTTATCATCGGCGCGGGACCGATCGTCATCGGCCAGGCTTGCGAGTTCGACTATTCCGGCACCCAAGCCTGCAAGGCGCTGAAGGAGGAAGGCTACCGCGTCATCCTCGTCAACTCCAACCCGGCGACGATCATGACCGATCCGGGTCTTGCCGACGCCACCTATGTCGAGCCGATTACCCCCGAAGTCGTCGCCAAGATCATAGCCAAGGAGCGCCCGGATGCGCTGCTGCCGACCATGGGCGGCCAGACGGCGCTGAACACGGCGCTTTCGCTGAAGCGCATGGGCGTGCTCGACCGCTACAATGTCGAGATGATCGGCGCCAAGCCCGCCGCCATCGACATGGCCGAGGACCGCGCGCTGTTTCGCGAGGCGATGGCCCGTATCGGCCTCGAAACCCCGCGCTCGATGCTGGCGAACGCCACCGACATCAAGGACCTCGACCGCAAGACGCACGAGGCCGAGCGCATCAAGCTGCGCGAAAGCCTCTCCGGATCCGACCTCGACAAGGCGCTGGACGAGCTGGAAAACCAGTGGAACCTCGGCGAGAGCGACCGCAAGCAGCGTTACATGAGCCATGCCATGGCAATTGCCGCCCAGGCGATCGACCATGTCGGCCTGCCCGCCATCATCCGTCCCTCCTTCACGCTCGGCGGCACTGGCGGCGGCATCGCCTACAACCGCTCGGAATTCTTCGAGATCGTCGGCGGCGGCCTCGATGCCTCGCCGACCACCGAAGTGCTGGTCGAAGAATCGGTGCTAGGTTGGAAGGAATATGAAATGGAGGTCGTCCGCGACAAGGCGGACAACTGCATCATCATCTGCTCGATCGAGAACATCGACCCGATGGGCGTCCATACTGGCGATTCGATCACCGTCGCGCCGGCGCTGACGCTGACGGACAAGGAATACCAGATCATGCGCAACGCCTCGATCGCGGTGCTGCGCGAGATTGGGGTCGAGACCGGCGGCTCGAACGTCCAGTTCGCCGTCAATCCGAAGGACGGCCGTCTCGTCGTCATCGAAATGAACCCGCGTGTTTCGCGCTCGTCGGCGCTCGCCTCCAAGGCCACCGGTTTCCCGATCGCCAAGATCGCCGCCAAGCTGGCGATCGGCTATACGCTCGACGAACTGGATAACGACATCACCGGCGGCGCAACGCCTGCCTCCTTCGAACCGTCGATCGACTACGTCGTCACCAAGATCCCGCGTTTCGCCTTCGAGAAATTCCCCGGTGCCTCGCCGGTGCTGACGACCGCGATGAAATCGGTCGGTGAAGTCATGGCGATCGGCCGCACCTTTGCCGAATCGCTGCAGAAGGCACTGCGTGGCTTGGAAACCGGCCTGACGGGCCTCGACGAGATCGAGATCCCCGGCTTCGAAGAGGGCGAATCCAGCCAGAACGCTATCCGCGCCGCAATCGGCACACCGACGCCCGATCGCCTGCGCATGGTCGCCCAGGCGCTACGCCAGGGCATGAGCGAAGCTGAAGTCCACGAAGGCTGCAAGATCGATCCCTGGTTCATCGCTGAACTGAAGGCGATCGTCGAGATGGAGGCCCGCATCCGCGAGCACGGCCTGCCGCAGGATGCCACAAACCTGCGCATGCTGAAGGCCATGGGCTTCTCCGACGCGCGCCTGGCGACGCTGACCGGCAAGCGCCCGAAGGAAGTCGCCGAATTCCGTAACAAGCTGAATGTCCGCCCCGTCTTCAAGCGCATCGACACCTGTGCGGCCGAATTCGCCTCGCCGACCGCCTACATGTATTCGACCTATGAGACGCCTTTCGTCGGCGCCGCCCGCTCCGAGGCTGAAGTCTCCGACCGCAAGAAGGTTGTCATCCTCGGCGGTGGCCCGAACCGCATCGGCCAGGGCATCGAGTTCGATTATTGCTGCTGCCACGCTGCCTTCGCCTTGAAGGATGCGGGTTATGAAGCGATCATGATCAACTGCAACCCGGAAACCGTTTCGACCGACTACGATACCTCGGACCGCCTCTATTTCGAGCCACTGACGGCCGAGGACGTGATCGAGATCCTGCGGGCAGAACAGGAAAAGGGCGAAGTCGTCGGCGTCATCGTCCAGTTCGGCGGCCAGACGCCGCTGAAGCTTGCCGAGGCGCTGGAAAAGAACGGCATCCCGATCCTCGGTACCGCGCCTGACATGATCGACCTTGCCGAGGACCGCGACCGCTTCCAGAAGCTGTTGATGAAGCTCGACCTCAACCAGCCGAACAACGGCATCGCCTATTCGGTTGAGCAGGCCCGCATGGTCGCCACCGAAATCGGCTTCCCGCTGGTCGTGCGTCCCTCTTACGTGCTCGGCGGCCGCGCCATGCAGATCCTGCATTCGGAAGGACAATTGCAGAGCTACCTGCTCGATACCGTGCCTGAACTGGTACCTGAGGATATCAAGCAGCGCTACCCCAACGACAAGACCGGCCAGATCAACACCCTGCTCGGCAAGAACCCGCTGCTCTTCGACAGCTACCTCAGCCACGCCATCGAAGTCGATGTCGACTGCCTCTCGGACGGCACCGACGTCTATGTCGCCGGCATCATGGAGCATATCGAGGAAGCCGGCATCCATTCCGGCGACAGCGCCTGCTCGCTGCCGCCGCGCACGCTCTCCAACGAGATGCTAGACGAGCTGGAGCGCCAGGCCAAGGCGATGGCCAAAGCCCTCAATGTCGGCGGCCTGATGAACGTCCAGTTCGCCATCAAGGACGATGTCGTCTACGTGCTCGAAGTCAATCCGCGCGCCTCGCGCACCGTGCCCTTCGTCGCAAAGACCATCGGCGCGCCGATCGCCAAGATCGCCGCCCGCGTCATGGCCGGCGAGAAACTCGATGCCACCTTCGCCGCCTACGGCGAGAAGCCCGATCCGCGCAAGCTGAAGCACATCGCCGTCAAGGAAGCCGTCTTCCCCTTCGCCCGCTTCCCCGGCGTCGACACGCTGCTCGGCCCGGAAATGCGCTCGACCGGTGAAGTCATCGGCCTCGATACCGATTTTGCGCTGGCCTTCGCCAAGTCGCAGCTCGGCGCCGGCGTCGAGCTGCCGCGTGACGGGACGGTCTTTGTCTCCGTCCGCGACGCGGACAAGCCGCGCGTGCTGCCGGCGATCCACATCCTCGTCGAGCAGGGCTTCAAAGTGCTGGCAACCGGCGGCACCGCCCGCTTCCTCGGCGAAAACGGCATCACCGCCACGAAGATCAACAAGGTGCTCGAAGGCCGTCCGCACATCGAGGACGCAATCCGCAACCGCCAGGTCCAGCTCGTCATCAACACCACCGATGGCAACAAGGCGATCTCGGACTCCAAGTCGTTGCGCCGTGCGACGCTGATGCAGAAGGTGCCTTACTACACGACGATGGCAGGCGCCGAGGCCGCCGCCCAGGCGATCAAGGCGCTGAAAGCCGGCAATCTGGAAGTGCGGCCGTTGCAGAGCTACTTCGCCTGA
- a CDS encoding protein of unknown function zinc metallopeptidase putative (PFAM: protein of unknown function zinc metallopeptidase putative~KEGG: ret:RHE_CH02964 zinc protease protein) → MEWKGRRQSDNIEDRRSDPTGGGFGRGGGFNFPSGGGVRRAGGGLSIGTIVFLIVIYLIFKMMGIDLLQMLDTGGTTSGPGYEQSQSGGTRTPANDEMTAFMRTVLAETEDTWKGIFQAQGQNYEEPRLVLFSGSTASACGSASSATGPFYCPSDHKVYLDTEFFQELSDRFGASGDFAEAYVVAHEVGHHVQNLLGILPKFNQARQRMSEADANKMSVRVELQADCFAGIWGKYTQQKGLLESGDLEEALNAAQQIGDDSLQKRSQGYVVPESFNHGTSEQRVRWFKRGFDSGQLSACDTFSGPI, encoded by the coding sequence ATGGAATGGAAAGGCCGGCGTCAGTCCGACAATATCGAGGATCGCCGCAGCGATCCGACCGGCGGCGGTTTCGGCCGCGGCGGCGGCTTCAACTTTCCTTCCGGCGGCGGTGTTCGCCGCGCCGGTGGCGGCCTCAGCATCGGCACGATCGTCTTCCTCATCGTCATCTATTTAATCTTCAAGATGATGGGCATTGATCTGCTGCAGATGCTCGATACCGGCGGCACGACAAGCGGTCCTGGCTACGAGCAGAGCCAGTCAGGCGGAACACGCACGCCCGCCAACGACGAGATGACCGCATTCATGCGCACCGTCCTTGCCGAGACCGAGGATACCTGGAAGGGCATCTTCCAGGCGCAGGGCCAAAATTACGAAGAGCCGCGTCTCGTGCTGTTCTCGGGCTCGACGGCATCGGCCTGCGGCTCCGCATCATCTGCAACAGGCCCGTTCTACTGCCCGAGCGACCACAAGGTCTATCTCGATACCGAATTCTTCCAGGAGCTTTCCGACCGCTTCGGCGCGTCGGGTGATTTCGCCGAGGCCTATGTCGTAGCTCATGAGGTCGGCCATCACGTGCAGAACCTGCTCGGCATCCTGCCGAAGTTCAACCAGGCCCGCCAGCGCATGAGCGAGGCGGACGCCAACAAGATGTCGGTGCGCGTCGAGCTGCAGGCCGATTGCTTTGCCGGCATCTGGGGCAAATATACCCAGCAGAAGGGCCTACTTGAGTCAGGCGATCTGGAGGAAGCGCTGAACGCAGCCCAGCAGATTGGTGACGATTCGCTGCAGAAGCGGTCACAGGGTTACGTCGTCCCGGAAAGCTTCAACCACGGTACCTCGGAGCAGCGGGTCAGATGGTTCAAGCGCGGTTTCGACAGCGGCCAGCTGTCGGCCTGCGATACGTTCTCCGGCCCAATTTGA
- a CDS encoding conserved hypothetical protein (KEGG: hypothetical protein), with the protein MTLEPLLDAPFAVQIHVAAVTPAALLGAYILLRPKGTPLHRLLGRIWMALMVMTAISSFFIHELDLFYGFSTIHLLSIATLVGSWNAIAAARRGDIRLHKRIVAGLYFGGIVLAGLFTFVPGRIMHAVIFTGAEWPAVLAAAVIGSILIAIALRRRRGRLIAR; encoded by the coding sequence ATGACCCTCGAACCGCTCCTCGATGCCCCGTTCGCCGTTCAGATCCATGTCGCCGCTGTTACACCGGCGGCACTTCTCGGCGCCTATATCCTGCTGCGCCCCAAGGGCACGCCGCTGCACCGGCTGCTCGGCAGGATCTGGATGGCGCTGATGGTCATGACGGCGATATCGAGCTTCTTCATTCATGAGCTCGATCTCTTCTACGGGTTCAGTACGATCCATCTTCTGTCGATCGCAACGCTGGTCGGCAGCTGGAACGCGATCGCGGCGGCCCGCCGCGGCGATATCCGTCTGCACAAGCGCATCGTCGCCGGCCTTTATTTCGGCGGCATCGTCCTTGCCGGCCTGTTCACTTTCGTGCCTGGCCGGATCATGCATGCGGTCATCTTCACCGGCGCGGAATGGCCGGCTGTCCTTGCTGCGGCGGTGATCGGCTCGATCCTGATCGCAATCGCGCTGCGTCGCCGACGCGGGCGCCTGATTGCCCGATGA
- a CDS encoding phage SPO1 DNA polymerase-related protein (TIGRFAM: phage SPO1 DNA polymerase-related protein~PFAM: Uracil-DNA glycosylase superfamily~KEGG: rec:RHECIAT_CH0003134 putative uracil DNA glycosylase protein), producing the protein MRRVVLSGRGELAEWRDAARAFAAAGILPEEIEWREKRAEPGFAFQHDAMPPPSAAARKPMTVPPAFLELAETVLCHSDPARFSLLYRLLWRLQLDRQLLEVASDEDVARARLMAKNVRRDAHKMTAFVRFKEVGAVSAGRRKFLAWFEPDHHIVGRTAPFFQRRFTDMDWLIATPKGSAAWDGERLTMSDEPCEKPNLTDATDDLWRTYYASIFNPARLKLKAMQAEMPKKYWKNLPEADLIPGLIASAESKVRAMAAREATQSLPFHDRLQEAARSIPAEPEAPAGTLEALGAEAAACTRCPLHAKATQTVFGEGPRDAEVMFVGEQPGDQEDISGRPFVGPAGRLLDQVISEAGIDRSTLYVTNAVKHFKYEPRGKRRIHQKPNMGEVKHCRWWLNLEMALIKPKLVVAMGATALSALTDTKQRLQDVRGKAIAIDERRTLFVTVHPSYLLRIPDERLKAEELARFREDMLTVQRLMLAAA; encoded by the coding sequence ATGCGCCGGGTCGTGCTTTCAGGACGCGGGGAGCTTGCCGAATGGCGTGACGCCGCGCGCGCTTTCGCGGCTGCCGGCATCCTGCCGGAAGAGATCGAGTGGCGCGAAAAACGCGCTGAGCCGGGTTTTGCGTTTCAACACGACGCCATGCCGCCTCCGTCTGCCGCAGCACGCAAGCCGATGACGGTGCCGCCCGCCTTCCTCGAGCTCGCGGAGACAGTTCTCTGCCATTCCGACCCGGCGCGCTTTTCCCTGCTTTACCGGCTGCTCTGGCGGCTGCAGCTGGACCGGCAACTGCTTGAAGTGGCCTCCGACGAGGATGTCGCCCGTGCCAGGCTGATGGCGAAAAACGTTCGACGCGACGCGCACAAGATGACGGCCTTCGTCCGCTTCAAGGAGGTTGGTGCGGTGTCGGCGGGCCGTCGAAAATTCCTCGCCTGGTTCGAGCCAGATCACCATATCGTCGGGCGCACAGCGCCCTTCTTCCAACGGCGCTTCACCGACATGGACTGGCTGATCGCGACGCCCAAGGGATCGGCCGCCTGGGACGGCGAGCGGCTGACGATGAGCGACGAACCGTGTGAAAAACCCAATCTCACAGATGCTACCGATGACCTCTGGCGCACTTACTACGCCAGCATTTTCAATCCGGCGCGGTTGAAGTTGAAGGCGATGCAGGCGGAGATGCCGAAAAAATACTGGAAGAACCTGCCGGAAGCCGATCTCATCCCTGGGCTGATTGCATCGGCGGAGAGCAAGGTGCGGGCCATGGCCGCCCGGGAGGCGACCCAATCGTTGCCCTTTCACGATCGCCTGCAGGAAGCCGCGCGCAGCATTCCAGCTGAACCCGAAGCGCCGGCGGGCACGCTGGAAGCACTGGGCGCGGAAGCTGCCGCCTGCACCCGCTGTCCGCTTCATGCGAAGGCGACGCAAACCGTATTCGGGGAGGGGCCGCGCGATGCCGAGGTGATGTTCGTCGGCGAACAGCCGGGCGACCAGGAGGATATATCAGGGCGCCCCTTCGTCGGTCCCGCCGGCAGGCTTCTCGATCAAGTGATCAGTGAAGCGGGCATCGACCGCTCAACGCTTTACGTCACTAATGCCGTCAAGCATTTCAAATATGAGCCGCGCGGCAAACGTCGCATCCATCAGAAGCCCAATATGGGTGAGGTGAAGCACTGCCGCTGGTGGCTCAATCTGGAGATGGCGCTGATCAAGCCGAAGCTGGTGGTTGCGATGGGGGCGACGGCGCTTTCGGCGCTGACCGACACGAAACAGCGGCTGCAGGACGTCAGGGGGAAAGCGATCGCGATCGACGAGAGGCGAACGCTCTTCGTAACGGTGCATCCATCCTATCTGCTGCGTATTCCCGACGAGCGGCTGAAAGCGGAGGAACTGGCACGATTTCGCGAAGATATGCTGACAGTTCAGCGCCTTATGCTGGCAGCTGCATAA
- a CDS encoding aldo/keto reductase (PFAM: aldo/keto reductase~KEGG: rec:RHECIAT_CH0003130 putative oxidoreductase protein), whose product MQTYRLGKTGPDVSAIGLGCMGMSGMYGPSDRAESIATIHAALDAGINLLDTGDFYGMGHNEMLIGEALKGRRRENAVISVKFGGLRDPVGGWSGIDARPVAVKNFLSYTLQRLGVDYIDIYRPARLDPNVPIEDTVGAIADMVKAGYVRHIGLSEVGADTIRRAATVAPIVDLQIEYSLISRGIEKKILPTTRELGISITAYGVLSRGLISGHWQKGQGGTAGDFRAYSPRFQEGNIEQNLALVEKLREIAQAKSVSVAQIAIAWVAAKGKDIVPIIGARRRDRLTEALGSRAIDLSPEDFAIIEHAVPKDAAVGGRYPEHMLQHMDSEK is encoded by the coding sequence ATGCAGACCTATCGTTTGGGAAAGACCGGACCCGATGTCTCGGCCATCGGCCTCGGCTGCATGGGCATGTCGGGCATGTACGGCCCCTCCGATCGCGCAGAAAGCATCGCGACGATCCATGCCGCGCTCGATGCCGGCATCAACCTGCTCGACACCGGCGATTTCTACGGGATGGGCCATAACGAAATGCTGATCGGCGAGGCATTGAAGGGTCGCAGGCGCGAAAACGCCGTCATCAGCGTCAAATTCGGCGGCCTGCGCGATCCCGTCGGCGGCTGGAGCGGCATCGACGCCCGCCCGGTCGCGGTGAAGAACTTCCTCAGCTATACGCTGCAGCGCCTCGGCGTCGACTATATCGACATCTACCGCCCCGCTCGCCTCGATCCGAACGTGCCGATCGAGGACACGGTCGGCGCCATCGCCGACATGGTCAAGGCAGGTTATGTCAGGCATATCGGCCTGTCGGAAGTCGGCGCCGACACGATCCGCCGCGCCGCCACTGTCGCCCCGATCGTCGACCTGCAGATCGAATATTCGCTGATCTCGCGCGGCATTGAGAAGAAGATCCTGCCGACGACACGCGAACTCGGCATTTCGATCACCGCCTACGGCGTGCTCTCGCGCGGCCTGATCAGCGGCCACTGGCAAAAGGGCCAGGGTGGGACGGCCGGCGATTTTCGCGCCTACAGCCCGCGCTTCCAGGAAGGCAATATCGAGCAGAACCTCGCTCTGGTGGAGAAGCTGCGCGAGATCGCCCAGGCAAAGAGCGTCTCGGTCGCCCAGATCGCCATCGCCTGGGTCGCCGCCAAGGGCAAGGACATCGTCCCGATCATCGGCGCCCGCCGCCGCGACCGGCTGACCGAGGCGCTCGGCTCACGCGCCATCGACCTGTCGCCAGAAGATTTCGCCATCATCGAACACGCCGTGCCGAAAGACGCGGCCGTGGGTGGGCGTTATCCCGAGCATATGCTGCAGCATATGGACAGCGAGAAGTAA
- a CDS encoding major facilitator superfamily MFS_1 (PFAM: major facilitator superfamily MFS_1; General substrate transporter~KEGG: ret:RHE_CH02963 transporter, permease protein), which produces MLDPKFVRRGLFLVFIILFLDIIGIAIIMPVLPAYLEQLTGGSVSDAAIDGGWLMLVYAGMQFLFAPLLGNLSDRFGRRPILLLSVLTFAIDNFICGIATSFWMLFVGRVLAGISGGSFATCSAYIADISTEENRAKNFGLIGIAFGVGFTIGPVVGGVLGEFGPRVPFLGAAALSLVNFIAACFLLPETLEAKNRRRFEWKRANPLGALRQMRHYPGIGWVSLVMFLFFLAHAVYPSVWAFVSTYRYGWSEGQIGLSLGIYGIGAALVMGLVLPRIVPVLGEWKTALLGLCFSAAGLTGYAFAWEGWVVYVVIVATVIENVADPPLRSIAAGMVPPSAQGELQGALTSLSSITTIVGPLIFTQMFSYFTRPEAPVTFAGAPYLAAALFILVAAGVFLLRVRAREPAEALEAAG; this is translated from the coding sequence ATGCTTGACCCGAAATTCGTTCGCCGCGGCCTTTTCCTGGTCTTCATCATCCTTTTCCTCGACATTATCGGCATCGCCATCATCATGCCGGTGCTGCCCGCCTATCTGGAGCAGCTGACCGGTGGCAGCGTCAGCGATGCGGCGATCGACGGCGGCTGGCTGATGCTGGTCTATGCCGGCATGCAATTCCTGTTCGCGCCGCTGCTCGGAAACCTGTCCGACCGTTTCGGCCGCCGGCCGATCCTTTTGCTTTCGGTGCTAACCTTCGCGATCGATAATTTCATCTGCGGCATCGCCACCAGCTTCTGGATGCTGTTCGTCGGCCGTGTGCTTGCCGGCATCAGCGGCGGCAGTTTCGCCACCTGCTCAGCCTATATTGCCGATATCAGCACGGAGGAGAACCGGGCGAAGAATTTCGGGCTGATCGGTATCGCCTTCGGCGTCGGTTTCACCATCGGCCCTGTCGTCGGCGGTGTCCTCGGCGAATTCGGCCCGCGTGTGCCATTCCTCGGCGCGGCCGCGCTATCGCTTGTCAATTTCATCGCCGCCTGCTTCCTGCTGCCGGAGACGCTGGAGGCGAAGAACCGCCGCCGGTTCGAGTGGAAACGCGCCAACCCGCTCGGCGCTTTGCGCCAGATGCGCCATTATCCCGGCATCGGCTGGGTCAGCCTCGTTATGTTTCTGTTCTTCCTGGCGCATGCCGTCTATCCCTCGGTCTGGGCGTTCGTCTCGACCTATCGCTACGGCTGGAGCGAGGGGCAGATTGGCCTGTCGCTCGGCATTTATGGCATCGGCGCCGCGCTCGTCATGGGGCTGGTCCTGCCGCGGATCGTGCCGGTGCTCGGCGAGTGGAAAACCGCTCTTCTCGGTCTCTGCTTTTCAGCTGCAGGATTGACCGGCTATGCCTTCGCCTGGGAGGGCTGGGTGGTTTACGTCGTCATCGTCGCGACCGTCATCGAAAACGTCGCCGACCCGCCGCTGCGCAGCATCGCCGCCGGCATGGTGCCGCCTTCGGCGCAGGGTGAGCTGCAGGGCGCGCTTACCAGCCTCAGCAGCATCACCACCATTGTCGGGCCGCTGATCTTCACCCAGATGTTTTCCTATTTCACGCGGCCTGAGGCGCCTGTCACTTTTGCCGGCGCACCCTATCTTGCCGCCGCGCTGTTCATCCTGGTGGCCGCCGGTGTGTTCCTGCTGCGGGTCCGGGCCCGTGAGCCGGCCGAGGCGCTGGAAGCGGCCGGTTGA